Proteins co-encoded in one Lasioglossum baleicum chromosome 14, iyLasBale1, whole genome shotgun sequence genomic window:
- the Trpm gene encoding transient receptor potential cation channel, subfamily M isoform X8 has protein sequence MAIGSIICGANTPKMKRKKAKATERSWIEATFQKRECSKFIPSAKDEHRFLQVQGDKIAEYDVITTSRCCCGHSYTHHCGTGADVKSFTAINTKEKDREQWSPGKNTRPVPTDAYGTIEFQGGPHPTKAQYVRLAHDTRPEPIVQLLCREWNLGLPKLLITVHGGRSNFDLQPSLKKVLRKGLLKAAKTTGAWIFTGGTNTGVTRQVGDALLLEKSQRQGRVVSIGIAPWGILDKSHELVSRGGEVTYDCLSSPWSKYAVLNNRHAYFLLVDNGTGGRYGAEIVLRRKLEKYISNLKLQPYTHSSIPVVALVIEGGTNTIRSVLEYVTDDPPVPVVVCDGSGRAADLIAFMHKYASEGDAEGGESEGLLESMRKQVLGTIERTFKVSSEQASQLYSELLQCTRKKHLITVFRITQDRPQELDQTILTALFKSKQLSPAEQLSLSLIWNRVDIARSEIFIYGQKWPPGALEQAMMQALQHDRIDFVKLLLENGVSMRKFLSIPRLEELYNTKEGPTNTLGYILRDVRPNIPRGYMYTLHDIGLVINKLMGGAYRSQYTRRRFRVIYTKVMKRSGAHQQHMHRNSCAWGAATRYYSGASNKQESSTISLLAETLPANRDTPLFDYPFNELLIWAVLTKRQQMALLMWQHGEEALAKALVALKLYKAMAHEAAEDDLETEVYDELRSCGKEFENIALELLDYCYRQDDDQTQQLLTSELQNWSGQTCLSLAVTANHRPLLAHPCSQIILADLWMGGLRTRKNTNLKVVLGLVCPLYITRLEFKSREELQLMPQTQEEHLIALEDEKEDSDSEHGVPTGPDVEALISNEHTTTVVKETIVQENGKVLADSDDVIHRAYGIHSDYYDIKNSRPLRLRKKLYEFYTAPITKFWANAIAYVVFLVLFSYSILIHMETQPSLAEIYAIAYICTLGCEKVREIATSEPATLSHKFSVWAWNMWNPCDAAAIIFFQIGLALRLRHSTLDVGRVIYCVDCIYWYLRILNILGVNKYFGPLVTMMGKMVKNMIYFVVLLLVVLMSFGVTRQAILNPNAEPKLKIIRDIFMEPYFMLYGEVYADNIDPDCGDEPGMIPCLPGRWITPAVMSIYLLIANILMINLLIAVFNNIFNEVNAVAHQVWMFQRFTVVMEYEQKPVLPPPLIVVSHIYLLVRYLLRYVTQGKPSTGETYDNGLKLFLEADDMQRLYDFEEDCVEGYFREQELKLQMSTEERVKITTERVENMHQKIEDIDKKEHTQNASLQTVEFRIRKLEELNEQTLAHLGVIHRFMATHMPNIETISSFDTDGRQRRVSERSEVLSETDSHTQLPTIAMKRKRLVRSLTDGTYLTIGPPIDDELLKHTEIAASHENLSRNDSSVSGDGNTAHDDFKTTTSVETEVSKGDSGGDGLKKESQFDSREASGEQSRDQSRDQSREISSREPSTDPSRQTSRELSRETSKETSKDATSKEPSREPSSEAPASEPVRQDSIERPTRQNSRTRSESDDVIILPSGVARGVTWAEPRVAMIPSVSSSSSTQRSILLAMRADYTSITDELESYCGLLSPPRTPPISPPPSRARHHSEMSNAEMAWQIENEHLRDAEECDYQQMEDLIQRRYIGDDDETLHTSDEASGGPFFVSNEHRHQLRRASAIDEESRRPPPTISVTREIEQTLSRPPIRESENTDPNDKNLSTVPAPASETMC, from the exons ATGGCAATTGGAAGTATTATCTGTGGAGCCAATACTCCCAAAATGAAGAGAAAAAAGGCAAAG GCAACCGAACGTAGTTGGATAGAAGCAACCTTTCAGAAAAGAGAATGCTCGAAGTTTATACCAAGTGCTAAGGACGAGCACAG GTTTTTGCAAGTACAGGGAGATAAGATTGCAGAGTATGATGTGATCACCACTTCCAG GTGCTGTTGCGGCCATTCATACACGCACCACTGTGGGACCGGCGCGgacgtcaaaagcttcaccgcTATCAATACCAAAGAGAAAGATCGGGAACAATGGTCCCCTGGAAAAAACACGCGACCGGTTCCAACCGACGCATACGGCACAATCGAGTTTCAAGGTGGGCCACATCCGACAAAAGCACAG TACGTTAGATTAGCTCACGATACGAGACCAGAGCCAATAGTGCAGCTACTGTGCAGAGAGTGGAATTTGGGACTACCGAAGTTACTCATCACCGTACATGGTGGTCGTTCGAACTTTGATCTCCAACCTAGTTTGAAGAAAGTCTTACGAAAAGGTTTGTTGAAGGCTGCGAAGACAACTGGTGCATGGATATTCACCGGTGGGACTAACACAG GTGTTACGAGGCAGGTGGGCGATGCGCTTCTTTTAGAAAAGTCCCAAAGGCAAGGACGAGTTGTGAGCATAGGTATAGCACCATGGGGAATTTTAGACAAAAGCCACGAACTGGTGAGCCGTGGAGGCGAAGTCACATACGATTGTCTCTCATCTCCATG GTCGAAGTATGCGGTTCTAAACAATCGGCACGCATACTTTCTTTTGGTGGACAACGGTACCGGTGGTCGCTACGGTGCGGAGATCGTATTACGCAGAAAACTGGAGAAGTATATTTCGAATTTGAAGCTGCAGCCAT ATACGCACAGCAGTATTCCCGTTGTGGCGTTGGTCATCGAAGGCGGAACAAACACGATACGCTCGGTTTTAGAGTATGTCACGGACGATCCTCCAGTTCCCGTAGTAGTTTGCGACGGTTCGGGCCGTGCGGCTGACCTTATCGCGTTTATGCACAA GTATGCCTCTGAGGGAGACGCGGAAGGCGGAGAAAGCGAGGGACTACTAGAGAGTATGAGGAAGCAAGTTTTGGGGACGATCGAGCGCACGTTTAAAGTCTCCTCTGAACAGGCAAGTCAACTGTATTCCGAGCTTCTGCAGTGCACGCGTAAGAAACACTTG ATAACAGTGTTCAGGATAACACAGGATCGACCTCAGGAGCTCGACCAAACGATTTTAACAGCCTTGTTCAAGTCGAAACAGTTGTCTCCAGCGGAACAACTGTCTTTATCGTTAATATGGAACAGGGTAGACATAGCGCGCAGCGAAATATTCATTTACGGGCAGAAGTGGCCGCCGGGTGCGTTGGAACAAGCGATGATGCAAGCTTTGCAGCACGACCGAATCGATTTCGTGAAACTTCTTCTGGAGAACGGCGTCTCTATGCGGAAATTTTTGTCGATACCTCGTCTCGAAGAACTGTACAATACT AAAGAAGGTCCTACGAACACTCTGGGCTATATACTTCGTGACGTGAGACCGAATATTCCTCGCGGTTATATGTACACTCTCCACGACATCGGCCTGGTGATCAACAAATTGATGGGTGGGGCGTACCGTTCCCAGTACACCCGCAGACGATTTAGGGTGATCTACACTAAAGTGATGAAGAGATCGGGAGCTCATCAGCAGCACATGCACCGGAACAGCTGCGCCTGGGGGGCCGCTACTCGTTACTATTCGGGTGCGAGCAACAAGCAGGAGAGCTCGACGATAAGTCTGCTGGCAGAGACTTTGCCGGCGAATCGGGATACTCCTCTGTTTGATTATCCTTTCAACGAGTTGCTAATCTGGGCGGTCCTGACGAAACGTCAGCAAATGGCGTTGCTGATGTGGCAACACGGAGAAGAGGCTTTGGCGAAAGCGCTCGTAGCCCTGAAACTATACAAAGCGATGGCGCACGAAGCTGCCGAGGACGATCTCGAGACAGAGGTTTACGACGAATTGCGTAGCTGCGGAAAGGAATTTGAAAATATCG CGTTGGAATTGCTGGACTATTGTTACCGCCAAGACGACGATCAAACGCAACAGTTGTTGACTTCCGAGTTGCAGAACTGGTCCGGTCAGACTTGTCTCTCCCTTGCAGTTACGGCGAATCATCGACCGCTCTTGGCGCATCCGTGTAGTCAAATCATTTTGGCTGATCTGTGGATGGGCGGTCTTCGAACAAGGAAAAATACAAATTTGAAG GTTGTCCTGGGTCTCGTCTGTCCCTTGTATATTACTCGACTGGAATTTAAAAGTCGTGAGGAGCTTCAACTGATGCCACAGACTCAAGAGGAACATCTGATTGCTCTCGAGGATGAGAAAGAAGACAGTGACTCCGAGCACGGTGTACCAACTGGTCCAGACGTTGAG GCATTAATCAGCAACGAGCACACCACCACGGTGGTGAAGGAAACGATCGTCCAAGAAAATGGGAAAGTTCTGGCAGACAGCGACGACGTAATTCATCGCGCTTACGGCATTCATTCCGATTATTATGACATCAAGAACAGCAGGCCGTTGCGACTGAGGAAGAAGCTGTACGAATTTTACACTGCCCCCATAACAAAATTTTGGGCAAATGCT ATAGCGTATGTTGTTTTTCTGGTCCTGTTCTCCTACTCGATCCTCATACACATGGAGACCCAGCCGTCGTTGGCAGAGATTTATGCGATCGCTTATATTTGTACACTGGGTTGCGAGAAGGTACGCGAGATCGCAACGTCGGAACCAGCTACGCTCTCGCATAAATTCAGCGTGTGGGCGTGGAACATGTGGAACCCTTGCGACGCAGCTGCCATCATATTCTTTCAGATTGGCCTGGCCTTGCGCCTGAGGCATTCCACCCTCGACGTCGGCCGTGTCATTTACTGCGTTGACTGTATTTACTGGTACTTGCGGATATTGAACATCCTTGGCGTGAACAAATATTTTG GTCCTCTGGTCACCATGATGGGGAAGATGGTGAAAAACATGATATACTTTGTGGTGCTATTGCTGGTTGTGTTGATGAGTTTCGGAGTAACGCGGCAGGCCATTTTGAACCCCAATGCCGAGCCAAAGTTAAAGATCATTCGAGAC ATATTCATGGAGCCATATTTCATGTTGTACGGGGAGGTGTACGCGGACAACATCGATCCAGACTGCGGAGACGAGCCGGGAATGATACCGTGTCTTCCAGGCCGGTGGATCACGCCTGCTGTAATGTCAATTTATCTCTTAATCGCGAACATATTGATGATAAATCTACTGATCGCGgtctttaataatattttcaatgagGTAAACGCGGTGGCGCACCAAGTATGGATGTTCCAACGTTTTACTGTTGTCATGGAGTATGAACAGAAACCAGTTTTACCTCCCCCGCTCATTGTAGTTTCTCACATATATCTGCTGGTGAGATATTTGCTGCGATATGTGACACAAGGGAAACCGAGTACGGGTGAAACGTACGACAACGGGCTTAAGTTGTTCCTAGAAGCCGACGACATGCAGCGTCTCTACGATTTCGAAGAGGACTGCGTCGAGGGATACTTTCGCGAGCAAGAGCTCAAGTTGCAAATGTCGACGGAGGAGCGGGTCAAGATAACGACCGAGAGGGTGGAGAACAtgcatcagaagatcgaggacaTCGATAAGAAAGAACACACCCAGAACGCGTCGCTTCAG ACTGTAGAATTCCGTATCCGTAAGCTGGAGGAGCTGAACGAGCAGACTCTGGCGCATCTTGGAGTGATACATCGGTTCATGGCAACGCACATGCCCAACATCGAAACGATATCCAGCTTCGACACGGACGGTCGTCAGCGAAGAGTGTCGGAGCGATCGGAAGTGCTCTCGGAGACTGATTCCCATACACAGCTGCCCACTATAGCCATGAAACGCAAGAGGCTGGTGCGATCGTTGACCGATGGGACTTATCTCACTATCGGTCCGCCGATCGACGACGAGCTGCTCAAGCACACGGAGATAGCTGCGTCCCACGAGAATCTCAGTAGAAACGATTCCTCAGTGAGCGGGGATGGTAACACGGCTCACGACGACTTCAAGACCACCACCAGCGTAGAGACCGAAGTTAGCAAAGGGGACAGCGGAGGGGACGGTTTGAAGAAAGAGTCGCAATTCGACAGCAGAGAGGCCAGCGGGGAACAGAGCAGAGACCAGAGCAGAGATCAAAGCAGAGAGATCAGCAGCAGAGAGCCTAGCACGGATCCCAGCAGGCAAACCAGCAGGGAACTTAGCAGGGAGACGAGCAAGGAGACGAGCAAAGACGCGACCAGCAAGGAGCCGAGCAGAGAACCGAGCAGTGAAGCTCCGGCTTCAGAACCGGTTAGGCAGGACTCCATCGAACGTCCTACAAGGCAGAACAGTAGGACGCGCTCGGAATCGGACGACGTGATAATCCTTCCTTCCGGCGTCGCCAGAGGCGTCACTTGGGCGGAACCGCGGGTCGCGATGATTCCGTCAGTATCCTCGTCCAGCAGCACCCAGAGATCCATCCTGTTGGCTATGCGGGCCGATTATACAAGCATAACGGACGAATTAGAGAGCTACTGTGGCCTACTCAGTCCACCCAGAACACCTCCTATCTCTCCGCCGCCCTCCAGAGCCAGGCATCATTCCGAAATGTCGAACGCCGAGATGGCCTGGCAGATCGAGAACGAACATCTGCGCGACGCTGAGGAGTGCGACTACCAGCAAATGGAGGATCTGATACAAAGGAGGTATATCGGTGACGACGACGAGACTTTGCACACCTCCGACGAGGCGAGCGGCGGCCCGTTCTTCGTGTCGAACGAGCACAGGCACCAGCTACGCAGGGCGTCAGCCATCGATGAAGAATCGCGAAGGCCACCGCCTACCATCAGCGTCACCAGAGAGATCGAACAAACGCTTTCTCGACCTCCGATCCGTGAATCCGAGAACACCGACCCCAACGACAAGAATCTGAGTACCGTACCTGCTCCGGCATCGGAAACCATGTGCTAA
- the Trpm gene encoding transient receptor potential cation channel, subfamily M isoform X5 codes for MAIGSIICGANTPKMKRKKAKATERSWIEATFQKRECSKFIPSAKDEHRCCCGHSYTHHCGTGADVKSFTAINTKEKDREQWSPGKNTRPVPTDAYGTIEFQGGPHPTKAQYVRLAHDTRPEPIVQLLCREWNLGLPKLLITVHGGRSNFDLQPSLKKVLRKGLLKAAKTTGAWIFTGGTNTGVTRQVGDALLLEKSQRQGRVVSIGIAPWGILDKSHELVSRGGEVTYDCLSSPWSKYAVLNNRHAYFLLVDNGTGGRYGAEIVLRRKLEKYISNLKLQPYTHSSIPVVALVIEGGTNTIRSVLEYVTDDPPVPVVVCDGSGRAADLIAFMHKYASEGDAEGGESEGLLESMRKQVLGTIERTFKVSSEQASQLYSELLQCTRKKHLITVFRITQDRPQELDQTILTALFKSKQLSPAEQLSLSLIWNRVDIARSEIFIYGQKWPPGALEQAMMQALQHDRIDFVKLLLENGVSMRKFLSIPRLEELYNTKEGPTNTLGYILRDVRPNIPRGYMYTLHDIGLVINKLMGGAYRSQYTRRRFRVIYTKVMKRSGAHQQHMHRNSCAWGAATRYYSGASNKQESSTISLLAETLPANRDTPLFDYPFNELLIWAVLTKRQQMALLMWQHGEEALAKALVALKLYKAMAHEAAEDDLETEVYDELRSCGKEFENIALELLDYCYRQDDDQTQQLLTSELQNWSGQTCLSLAVTANHRPLLAHPCSQIILADLWMGGLRTRKNTNLKVVLGLVCPLYITRLEFKSREELQLMPQTQEEHLIALEDEKEDSDSEHGVPTGPDVEKRQRRSLSVRNKSSSQHGAKLSARKSSVYSVSESVPALISNEHTTTVVKETIVQENGKVLADSDDVIHRAYGIHSDYYDIKNSRPLRLRKKLYEFYTAPITKFWANAIAYVVFLVLFSYSILIHMETQPSLAEIYAIAYICTLGCEKVREIATSEPATLSHKFSVWAWNMWNPCDAAAIIFFQIGLALRLRHSTLDVGRVIYCVDCIYWYLRILNILGVNKYFGPLVTMMGKMVKNMIYFVVLLLVVLMSFGVTRQAILNPNAEPKLKIIRDIFMEPYFMLYGEVYADNIDPDCGDEPGMIPCLPGRWITPAVMSIYLLIANILMINLLIAVFNNIFNEVNAVAHQVWMFQRFTVVMEYEQKPVLPPPLIVVSHIYLLVRYLLRYVTQGKPSTGETYDNGLKLFLEADDMQRLYDFEEDCVEGYFREQELKLQMSTEERVKITTERVENMHQKIEDIDKKEHTQNASLQTVEFRIRKLEELNEQTLAHLGVIHRFMATHMPNIETISSFDTDGRQRRVSERSEVLSETDSHTQLPTIAMKRKRLVRSLTDGTYLTIGPPIDDELLKHTEIAASHENLSRNDSSVSGDGNTAHDDFKTTTSVETEVSKGDSGGDGLKKESQFDSREASGEQSRDQSRDQSREISSREPSTDPSRQTSRELSRETSKETSKDATSKEPSREPSSEAPASEPVRQDSIERPTRQNSRTRSESDDVIILPSGVARGVTWAEPRVAMIPSVSSSSSTQRSILLAMRADYTSITDELESYCGLLSPPRTPPISPPPSRARHHSEMSNAEMAWQIENEHLRDAEECDYQQMEDLIQRRYIGDDDETLHTSDEASGGPFFVSNEHRHQLRRASAIDEESRRPPPTISVTREIEQTLSRPPIRESENTDPNDKNLSTVPAPASETMC; via the exons ATGGCAATTGGAAGTATTATCTGTGGAGCCAATACTCCCAAAATGAAGAGAAAAAAGGCAAAG GCAACCGAACGTAGTTGGATAGAAGCAACCTTTCAGAAAAGAGAATGCTCGAAGTTTATACCAAGTGCTAAGGACGAGCACAG GTGCTGTTGCGGCCATTCATACACGCACCACTGTGGGACCGGCGCGgacgtcaaaagcttcaccgcTATCAATACCAAAGAGAAAGATCGGGAACAATGGTCCCCTGGAAAAAACACGCGACCGGTTCCAACCGACGCATACGGCACAATCGAGTTTCAAGGTGGGCCACATCCGACAAAAGCACAG TACGTTAGATTAGCTCACGATACGAGACCAGAGCCAATAGTGCAGCTACTGTGCAGAGAGTGGAATTTGGGACTACCGAAGTTACTCATCACCGTACATGGTGGTCGTTCGAACTTTGATCTCCAACCTAGTTTGAAGAAAGTCTTACGAAAAGGTTTGTTGAAGGCTGCGAAGACAACTGGTGCATGGATATTCACCGGTGGGACTAACACAG GTGTTACGAGGCAGGTGGGCGATGCGCTTCTTTTAGAAAAGTCCCAAAGGCAAGGACGAGTTGTGAGCATAGGTATAGCACCATGGGGAATTTTAGACAAAAGCCACGAACTGGTGAGCCGTGGAGGCGAAGTCACATACGATTGTCTCTCATCTCCATG GTCGAAGTATGCGGTTCTAAACAATCGGCACGCATACTTTCTTTTGGTGGACAACGGTACCGGTGGTCGCTACGGTGCGGAGATCGTATTACGCAGAAAACTGGAGAAGTATATTTCGAATTTGAAGCTGCAGCCAT ATACGCACAGCAGTATTCCCGTTGTGGCGTTGGTCATCGAAGGCGGAACAAACACGATACGCTCGGTTTTAGAGTATGTCACGGACGATCCTCCAGTTCCCGTAGTAGTTTGCGACGGTTCGGGCCGTGCGGCTGACCTTATCGCGTTTATGCACAA GTATGCCTCTGAGGGAGACGCGGAAGGCGGAGAAAGCGAGGGACTACTAGAGAGTATGAGGAAGCAAGTTTTGGGGACGATCGAGCGCACGTTTAAAGTCTCCTCTGAACAGGCAAGTCAACTGTATTCCGAGCTTCTGCAGTGCACGCGTAAGAAACACTTG ATAACAGTGTTCAGGATAACACAGGATCGACCTCAGGAGCTCGACCAAACGATTTTAACAGCCTTGTTCAAGTCGAAACAGTTGTCTCCAGCGGAACAACTGTCTTTATCGTTAATATGGAACAGGGTAGACATAGCGCGCAGCGAAATATTCATTTACGGGCAGAAGTGGCCGCCGGGTGCGTTGGAACAAGCGATGATGCAAGCTTTGCAGCACGACCGAATCGATTTCGTGAAACTTCTTCTGGAGAACGGCGTCTCTATGCGGAAATTTTTGTCGATACCTCGTCTCGAAGAACTGTACAATACT AAAGAAGGTCCTACGAACACTCTGGGCTATATACTTCGTGACGTGAGACCGAATATTCCTCGCGGTTATATGTACACTCTCCACGACATCGGCCTGGTGATCAACAAATTGATGGGTGGGGCGTACCGTTCCCAGTACACCCGCAGACGATTTAGGGTGATCTACACTAAAGTGATGAAGAGATCGGGAGCTCATCAGCAGCACATGCACCGGAACAGCTGCGCCTGGGGGGCCGCTACTCGTTACTATTCGGGTGCGAGCAACAAGCAGGAGAGCTCGACGATAAGTCTGCTGGCAGAGACTTTGCCGGCGAATCGGGATACTCCTCTGTTTGATTATCCTTTCAACGAGTTGCTAATCTGGGCGGTCCTGACGAAACGTCAGCAAATGGCGTTGCTGATGTGGCAACACGGAGAAGAGGCTTTGGCGAAAGCGCTCGTAGCCCTGAAACTATACAAAGCGATGGCGCACGAAGCTGCCGAGGACGATCTCGAGACAGAGGTTTACGACGAATTGCGTAGCTGCGGAAAGGAATTTGAAAATATCG CGTTGGAATTGCTGGACTATTGTTACCGCCAAGACGACGATCAAACGCAACAGTTGTTGACTTCCGAGTTGCAGAACTGGTCCGGTCAGACTTGTCTCTCCCTTGCAGTTACGGCGAATCATCGACCGCTCTTGGCGCATCCGTGTAGTCAAATCATTTTGGCTGATCTGTGGATGGGCGGTCTTCGAACAAGGAAAAATACAAATTTGAAG GTTGTCCTGGGTCTCGTCTGTCCCTTGTATATTACTCGACTGGAATTTAAAAGTCGTGAGGAGCTTCAACTGATGCCACAGACTCAAGAGGAACATCTGATTGCTCTCGAGGATGAGAAAGAAGACAGTGACTCCGAGCACGGTGTACCAACTGGTCCAGACGTTGAG AAACGTCAGCGCAGGAGCCTGAGCGTACGCAACAAATCCAGCAGCCAACACGGCGCTAAG TTATCGGCAAGGAAATCTTCTGTTTATTCAGTATCGGAATCCGTACCG GCATTAATCAGCAACGAGCACACCACCACGGTGGTGAAGGAAACGATCGTCCAAGAAAATGGGAAAGTTCTGGCAGACAGCGACGACGTAATTCATCGCGCTTACGGCATTCATTCCGATTATTATGACATCAAGAACAGCAGGCCGTTGCGACTGAGGAAGAAGCTGTACGAATTTTACACTGCCCCCATAACAAAATTTTGGGCAAATGCT ATAGCGTATGTTGTTTTTCTGGTCCTGTTCTCCTACTCGATCCTCATACACATGGAGACCCAGCCGTCGTTGGCAGAGATTTATGCGATCGCTTATATTTGTACACTGGGTTGCGAGAAGGTACGCGAGATCGCAACGTCGGAACCAGCTACGCTCTCGCATAAATTCAGCGTGTGGGCGTGGAACATGTGGAACCCTTGCGACGCAGCTGCCATCATATTCTTTCAGATTGGCCTGGCCTTGCGCCTGAGGCATTCCACCCTCGACGTCGGCCGTGTCATTTACTGCGTTGACTGTATTTACTGGTACTTGCGGATATTGAACATCCTTGGCGTGAACAAATATTTTG GTCCTCTGGTCACCATGATGGGGAAGATGGTGAAAAACATGATATACTTTGTGGTGCTATTGCTGGTTGTGTTGATGAGTTTCGGAGTAACGCGGCAGGCCATTTTGAACCCCAATGCCGAGCCAAAGTTAAAGATCATTCGAGAC ATATTCATGGAGCCATATTTCATGTTGTACGGGGAGGTGTACGCGGACAACATCGATCCAGACTGCGGAGACGAGCCGGGAATGATACCGTGTCTTCCAGGCCGGTGGATCACGCCTGCTGTAATGTCAATTTATCTCTTAATCGCGAACATATTGATGATAAATCTACTGATCGCGgtctttaataatattttcaatgagGTAAACGCGGTGGCGCACCAAGTATGGATGTTCCAACGTTTTACTGTTGTCATGGAGTATGAACAGAAACCAGTTTTACCTCCCCCGCTCATTGTAGTTTCTCACATATATCTGCTGGTGAGATATTTGCTGCGATATGTGACACAAGGGAAACCGAGTACGGGTGAAACGTACGACAACGGGCTTAAGTTGTTCCTAGAAGCCGACGACATGCAGCGTCTCTACGATTTCGAAGAGGACTGCGTCGAGGGATACTTTCGCGAGCAAGAGCTCAAGTTGCAAATGTCGACGGAGGAGCGGGTCAAGATAACGACCGAGAGGGTGGAGAACAtgcatcagaagatcgaggacaTCGATAAGAAAGAACACACCCAGAACGCGTCGCTTCAG ACTGTAGAATTCCGTATCCGTAAGCTGGAGGAGCTGAACGAGCAGACTCTGGCGCATCTTGGAGTGATACATCGGTTCATGGCAACGCACATGCCCAACATCGAAACGATATCCAGCTTCGACACGGACGGTCGTCAGCGAAGAGTGTCGGAGCGATCGGAAGTGCTCTCGGAGACTGATTCCCATACACAGCTGCCCACTATAGCCATGAAACGCAAGAGGCTGGTGCGATCGTTGACCGATGGGACTTATCTCACTATCGGTCCGCCGATCGACGACGAGCTGCTCAAGCACACGGAGATAGCTGCGTCCCACGAGAATCTCAGTAGAAACGATTCCTCAGTGAGCGGGGATGGTAACACGGCTCACGACGACTTCAAGACCACCACCAGCGTAGAGACCGAAGTTAGCAAAGGGGACAGCGGAGGGGACGGTTTGAAGAAAGAGTCGCAATTCGACAGCAGAGAGGCCAGCGGGGAACAGAGCAGAGACCAGAGCAGAGATCAAAGCAGAGAGATCAGCAGCAGAGAGCCTAGCACGGATCCCAGCAGGCAAACCAGCAGGGAACTTAGCAGGGAGACGAGCAAGGAGACGAGCAAAGACGCGACCAGCAAGGAGCCGAGCAGAGAACCGAGCAGTGAAGCTCCGGCTTCAGAACCGGTTAGGCAGGACTCCATCGAACGTCCTACAAGGCAGAACAGTAGGACGCGCTCGGAATCGGACGACGTGATAATCCTTCCTTCCGGCGTCGCCAGAGGCGTCACTTGGGCGGAACCGCGGGTCGCGATGATTCCGTCAGTATCCTCGTCCAGCAGCACCCAGAGATCCATCCTGTTGGCTATGCGGGCCGATTATACAAGCATAACGGACGAATTAGAGAGCTACTGTGGCCTACTCAGTCCACCCAGAACACCTCCTATCTCTCCGCCGCCCTCCAGAGCCAGGCATCATTCCGAAATGTCGAACGCCGAGATGGCCTGGCAGATCGAGAACGAACATCTGCGCGACGCTGAGGAGTGCGACTACCAGCAAATGGAGGATCTGATACAAAGGAGGTATATCGGTGACGACGACGAGACTTTGCACACCTCCGACGAGGCGAGCGGCGGCCCGTTCTTCGTGTCGAACGAGCACAGGCACCAGCTACGCAGGGCGTCAGCCATCGATGAAGAATCGCGAAGGCCACCGCCTACCATCAGCGTCACCAGAGAGATCGAACAAACGCTTTCTCGACCTCCGATCCGTGAATCCGAGAACACCGACCCCAACGACAAGAATCTGAGTACCGTACCTGCTCCGGCATCGGAAACCATGTGCTAA